The following are encoded together in the Fundidesulfovibrio putealis DSM 16056 genome:
- a CDS encoding class I SAM-dependent methyltransferase, with product MIVNWPERFFCNSIVRRFLQRGEAKRLRHMRPMQPGGDILEIGCGNGAGAQLIFEYFAPRSLHVLDLDPDMLRLARKRLAATPAVVMEGDAQRLPFPDHSFDAVFNFGIIHHLEDWELGISEVARVLKPGGAFYFEEIFAALYANPFWRHVVAHPTHNRFQAPEYKAAMARSGLVLLPGAHETRLTMLGVAVKRADG from the coding sequence ATGATCGTCAATTGGCCGGAGCGGTTCTTCTGCAATTCCATCGTGCGCCGCTTCCTGCAGCGCGGCGAGGCGAAGCGGCTTAGGCACATGCGCCCCATGCAGCCCGGAGGCGACATCCTGGAGATCGGCTGCGGCAACGGCGCCGGGGCGCAGCTGATATTCGAGTATTTCGCGCCGCGTTCGCTCCACGTCCTGGACCTGGACCCGGACATGCTGCGCCTTGCGAGAAAACGCCTGGCCGCCACGCCCGCCGTGGTCATGGAGGGAGACGCCCAGCGCCTGCCGTTCCCGGACCACAGCTTCGACGCGGTGTTCAACTTCGGCATCATCCATCACCTGGAGGACTGGGAGCTTGGCATCTCCGAGGTGGCGCGCGTGCTGAAACCCGGCGGCGCGTTCTATTTCGAGGAGATTTTCGCGGCCCTGTACGCCAACCCCTTCTGGCGTCACGTGGTCGCCCACCCCACCCACAACCGCTTCCAGGCCCCGGAGTACAAGGCCGCCATGGCCCGCAGCGGGCTCGTGCTGCTGCCCGGCGCGCACGAAACACGCCTGACCATGCTCGGCGTGGCCGTGAAACGAGCGGACGGATGA
- a CDS encoding UbiA family prenyltransferase produces the protein MSSLTAQFGGPITRLKLFLALSRTPHGLLDMTMPVAAALLWLGHFPPFGVALLGLFTVFAGYTAVYAVNDLADLKVDRDNYQGGRGDTSGYLDAVYARHPMAMGLLTRREGLIWTACWGVAALAGAYVLNPVCAGLLLAGCALEVVYCMLLKVSHLRSLINAIVKSLGGVAAILAVDPAAPWWFPALLLLTTSAWEVGGQNIPADWFDLEEDQRQGARTLCVALGVDHAAKVAYYCLCGVVAGTLALLLAAPMGFGFFGAILGAGIIGWLLLPPGLALYRRKGRGEAAALFNRASYFPVALLGFLLVWMIFK, from the coding sequence ATGTCGTCGCTTACGGCCCAGTTCGGCGGGCCGATCACCCGTTTGAAACTCTTCCTTGCCCTGTCGCGCACGCCGCACGGCCTGCTGGACATGACCATGCCCGTGGCCGCCGCGCTCCTGTGGCTGGGGCATTTCCCGCCGTTTGGCGTGGCGCTCCTGGGTCTGTTCACCGTGTTCGCCGGGTACACGGCCGTCTACGCGGTCAACGATCTGGCCGACCTCAAGGTGGACCGCGACAACTACCAGGGCGGACGCGGCGACACCTCCGGCTACCTGGATGCGGTCTACGCCCGCCACCCCATGGCCATGGGGCTTTTGACCCGGCGCGAGGGCCTCATCTGGACCGCCTGCTGGGGCGTGGCCGCGCTGGCCGGGGCCTACGTGCTCAATCCTGTGTGCGCCGGGCTGCTCCTGGCCGGGTGCGCGCTGGAAGTGGTCTACTGCATGCTCCTCAAGGTCAGCCATCTGCGCTCGCTCATCAACGCGATAGTCAAGTCGCTGGGTGGCGTTGCCGCCATCCTGGCCGTTGATCCAGCCGCGCCCTGGTGGTTCCCGGCGCTTCTTTTGCTCACCACTTCGGCCTGGGAGGTGGGCGGACAGAACATCCCCGCCGACTGGTTCGACCTGGAGGAGGACCAGCGCCAGGGAGCACGCACCCTCTGCGTGGCCCTGGGCGTGGATCACGCCGCCAAGGTGGCCTATTACTGCCTGTGCGGCGTGGTGGCCGGGACGCTGGCGCTCTTGCTGGCCGCGCCCATGGGATTCGGTTTCTTCGGGGCGATTTTGGGCGCAGGGATCATCGGCTGGCTGCTGCTGCCGCCCGGATTGGCGCTCTATCGGCGCAAGGGCAGGGGGGAAGCCGCCGCCCTGTTCAACCGCGCCAGCTATTTCCCCGTCGCGTTGCTCGGGTTTTTGCTGGTTTGGATGATTTTCAAATAG
- a CDS encoding ubiquinone/menaquinone biosynthesis methyltransferase, producing MRDFEVRRMFDTIAEGYDMQNSMLSLRIDVLWRKKLARLIPADRPVTVADIAVGTAEVAMEIARQRPLARILGVDFTPAMLFVGQRKLRKRGLDGRVRMLAGDARCLPLPDACADVVTISFGIRNVQERMQALTEFHRILKPGGKLLVMEFSLPDNSLLRGLYRLYFDNILPPFGNWLSRTDYAYSYLKTSVYGFPGPEEFCAEIRQAGFADVGQTPLSGGIARIHQGTKPLN from the coding sequence ATGCGTGATTTTGAAGTAAGACGGATGTTCGACACCATTGCCGAAGGCTACGACATGCAGAACAGCATGTTGTCGCTGCGTATCGATGTGCTGTGGCGCAAGAAACTGGCGCGCCTGATTCCGGCGGACCGGCCCGTCACCGTGGCGGACATCGCGGTCGGCACCGCCGAAGTCGCCATGGAGATCGCCCGCCAGCGCCCCCTGGCCCGCATCCTGGGCGTGGACTTCACCCCGGCCATGCTGTTCGTGGGCCAGCGCAAGTTGCGCAAACGCGGCCTGGACGGACGCGTGCGCATGCTGGCAGGCGACGCGCGATGCCTGCCCCTGCCCGACGCCTGCGCCGACGTGGTCACCATCTCGTTCGGCATCCGCAACGTGCAGGAGCGCATGCAGGCCCTCACCGAGTTCCACCGCATCCTGAAGCCCGGCGGGAAGCTCCTGGTGATGGAGTTCTCGCTGCCCGACAACTCCCTGCTGCGCGGGCTCTACCGCCTCTACTTCGACAACATCCTGCCGCCCTTCGGCAACTGGCTCTCGCGCACCGACTACGCCTACTCCTACCTGAAGACCTCGGTCTACGGATTCCCCGGCCCGGAGGAGTTCTGCGCCGAAATCCGCCAGGCCGGATTCGCCGACGTCGGCCAGACGCCCCTCTCCGGAGGCATCGCGCGCATTCATCAAGGAACGAAACCCCTGAACTGA
- a CDS encoding DUF2231 domain-containing protein codes for MPPEMKTFTLEELAQFDGKDGRPVYVAYNGKVVDVSGSKIWKGGRHMNRHDAGHDLTADLAQAPHPEDRLERYPQVGVLAGAEIPESGAPQAATAGAAGPECPREPEQHLPWILRKSPFLRRHPHPMTVHFPIAFATGAVFFLLLFLLTGRPLFENAVHAMNIVGVLFTPVAILTGLATWKYNYMLAPLTPVRIKLALSPVLFLQFLAAVVWWMANPAVLAAGSPSAGQFTVLVLSMLPVMGVVGWYGAGLTFPMHD; via the coding sequence ATGCCCCCCGAGATGAAAACCTTCACCCTGGAAGAACTGGCCCAGTTCGACGGCAAGGACGGCCGCCCCGTCTATGTGGCCTACAACGGCAAGGTGGTGGACGTTTCCGGCAGCAAGATCTGGAAGGGCGGGCGGCACATGAACCGCCACGACGCCGGGCACGACCTGACGGCAGACCTCGCCCAGGCCCCGCATCCCGAAGACCGCCTCGAACGCTACCCGCAGGTGGGCGTGCTGGCCGGGGCCGAAATCCCCGAAAGCGGCGCGCCTCAGGCCGCAACCGCCGGAGCTGCCGGGCCGGAATGCCCCAGGGAACCGGAGCAGCACCTGCCCTGGATACTGCGCAAGAGCCCGTTCCTGCGCCGCCATCCGCACCCCATGACCGTGCATTTCCCCATTGCGTTCGCCACCGGCGCGGTGTTCTTCCTGCTGCTCTTCCTGCTTACCGGACGTCCCCTGTTCGAGAACGCCGTGCACGCCATGAACATCGTGGGTGTGCTGTTCACGCCCGTGGCCATCCTTACCGGGCTCGCCACCTGGAAATACAACTACATGCTCGCGCCGCTCACGCCCGTGCGCATCAAGCTGGCGCTGAGCCCGGTCTTGTTCCTGCAATTCCTGGCCGCAGTGGTGTGGTGGATGGCGAATCCTGCGGTGCTCGCCGCAGGGAGCCCCAGCGCCGGGCAGTTCACCGTGCTGGTGCTGTCCATGCTGCCCGTCATGGGCGTGGTGGGATGGTACGGCGCGGGGCTGACCTTTCCCATGCACGACTAG
- a CDS encoding sigma 54-interacting transcriptional regulator: protein MDNVSKLELKVLYEIAQIIGQALELDQTIGDILRILSETLEMQRATVTLLDEETSLLTIRASHGMTAEEKKRGVYKLDEGVTGRIFQTGKPFVVPDISKEPLFLDRTKSRRVERGRIAFLGVPIVLKGQTVGVLTVDRLFGEDVSYEEDVRFLSIVTALISQFVQLGKQVRAREEGLRRENLSLRFKLSKSYQRFFIVGQSQPMTRVHQMIEKVAPTRATVLLLGESGTGKTLTARMIHELSDRAKYPFIKVNCAAIPENLLESELFGYEKGAFTGAVAPKPGRFEEAEKGTIFLDEIGELSSGIQSKLLRFLQEREFERLGGAKTRKVDVRIIAATNRDLAEAVTLGEFREDLYYRLNVFPVLVPSLRERREDIPALLNHFLDKLSREYGRRLSFSPRALDALVKYDWPGNVREMENLVERLSIMVEDERIDLGDIPPYFFSAGKPVAQLPADGQGSLKDMEKREVIGALERHNWVQSRAARELGLTLRQMGYRIKKFGLERMVNERRGRENGLEMM, encoded by the coding sequence ATGGACAACGTCAGTAAGCTCGAATTGAAGGTCCTCTACGAGATCGCCCAGATCATCGGGCAGGCGCTCGAACTGGACCAGACCATTGGCGACATCTTGCGTATCCTCTCGGAAACGCTGGAAATGCAACGCGCAACCGTAACCCTGCTCGACGAAGAGACCAGTCTGCTCACCATCCGCGCCTCCCACGGCATGACCGCCGAAGAGAAAAAGCGCGGCGTCTACAAGCTCGACGAAGGCGTGACCGGGCGCATCTTCCAGACCGGAAAGCCCTTCGTGGTGCCGGACATATCCAAGGAGCCCCTGTTCCTGGACCGCACCAAGTCCAGGCGCGTGGAGCGCGGGCGCATCGCCTTTTTGGGCGTGCCCATCGTGCTCAAGGGCCAGACCGTGGGCGTGCTCACCGTGGACAGGCTCTTTGGCGAGGACGTCTCCTACGAGGAGGACGTACGCTTCCTGTCCATCGTCACGGCGCTCATCAGCCAGTTCGTGCAGCTTGGCAAGCAGGTGCGCGCCCGCGAAGAAGGCCTTCGCCGCGAGAACCTGTCGCTGCGCTTCAAGCTCTCCAAGAGCTACCAGCGCTTCTTCATCGTGGGCCAGAGCCAGCCCATGACCCGCGTGCACCAGATGATCGAGAAGGTCGCTCCCACCAGGGCCACGGTGCTGCTGCTGGGCGAGTCCGGCACCGGCAAGACCCTCACCGCGCGCATGATCCACGAGCTCTCCGACCGCGCAAAATATCCCTTCATCAAGGTCAACTGCGCGGCCATCCCCGAGAACCTCCTGGAGTCGGAGCTCTTCGGCTACGAGAAGGGAGCCTTCACCGGAGCCGTGGCCCCCAAGCCGGGCCGCTTCGAGGAAGCCGAAAAAGGCACAATCTTCCTGGACGAGATCGGCGAGCTGTCCTCCGGTATTCAGTCCAAGCTGCTCCGTTTTTTACAGGAACGTGAATTCGAGCGGTTGGGCGGAGCCAAGACCCGCAAGGTGGACGTGCGCATCATCGCCGCCACCAACCGCGACCTGGCTGAGGCCGTCACCCTGGGCGAGTTCCGCGAGGACCTCTACTACCGGCTGAACGTGTTCCCAGTGCTGGTGCCCTCGCTTCGCGAACGCCGCGAGGACATCCCCGCGCTGCTCAACCACTTCCTGGACAAGCTCTCGCGCGAGTACGGGCGCAGGCTGTCCTTCTCGCCTCGCGCCCTGGACGCGCTGGTCAAGTACGACTGGCCCGGCAACGTGCGCGAGATGGAGAACCTCGTGGAGCGTCTGTCCATCATGGTGGAGGACGAACGCATCGACCTGGGCGACATCCCTCCCTACTTCTTCAGCGCGGGCAAGCCCGTGGCCCAGCTGCCCGCCGACGGCCAGGGCAGCCTGAAGGACATGGAGAAGCGCGAGGTGATCGGCGCGCTGGAGCGGCACAACTGGGTGCAGTCTCGCGCTGCGCGAGAGCTTGGGCTGACGCTTCGCCAGATGGGCTACCGCATCAAGAAGTTCGGCCTGGAACGCATGGTCAACGAGCGCCGTGGGCGGGAGAACGGACTGGAGATGATGTAG
- a CDS encoding lysophospholipid acyltransferase family protein: protein MNQQNPARRADAFSLSSAVRNPLARTVLKAVGKPLGKVLALDAISNRFQTIPQGAVGVDFLRGLMSAFGFTCSVSAEDLAHIPADGPVVMAANHPFGGMEGLLLADMLLKVRPDVKIMANYLLGRIEELRELFILVDPFGTGKSQARNIAPMRDSISWLRGGGCLGVFPAGEVAHFSMSERRVAEPRWSPSIARIIKSCEATVVPVHFSGANGAMFHLAGMVHPRLRTMLLGREFVNKAEKDVQVRIGQPILHAKIADMNDTRAAEYLRLRTEVLGGGEKKPVFKRFPVRSIVRQEALIAPQDPDLMAAEIERLPEERKLLTNGEQVVYEAKAHEIPLVLKEIGRLRETTFRKVGEGTGKSCDLDSFDAHYSHVFIWNARAREVVGAYRLGRTDEILAAKGRQGLYISTLFKLKPGFMHLLGPSLEMGRSFVRPEYQKSYNALLLLWRGIGTVVAREPKYRTLFGPVSITNEYQAASRQLIAGYFESRPQMPDLSRLVKPRTPMRAKSWLKKAAKALVADVESLSELVSSMEKDRKGIPVLLRQYLKLGGKLLAFNVDRDFSDALDGLIVVDLLETDRKQLERYLGKDGLAGFLEYQLGGFKRSA from the coding sequence ATGAATCAACAGAATCCGGCCCGACGGGCCGACGCCTTCTCCCTGTCCAGCGCCGTGAGGAATCCCCTGGCGCGCACCGTCCTGAAAGCCGTGGGCAAGCCGCTTGGCAAGGTCCTGGCCCTGGACGCCATCTCCAACCGTTTCCAGACCATCCCGCAGGGCGCCGTGGGCGTGGACTTCCTGCGCGGGCTGATGTCCGCCTTCGGCTTCACCTGCTCGGTGTCCGCCGAGGATCTGGCACATATTCCCGCAGACGGCCCCGTGGTGATGGCCGCCAACCATCCCTTCGGCGGCATGGAGGGGCTTCTGCTGGCGGACATGCTGCTGAAAGTGCGCCCCGACGTGAAGATTATGGCCAACTACCTGCTGGGCCGCATCGAGGAGCTCCGGGAGCTGTTCATCCTGGTGGACCCGTTCGGCACCGGCAAGTCCCAGGCGCGAAACATCGCCCCCATGCGCGACAGCATCTCCTGGCTGCGCGGCGGCGGCTGCCTGGGCGTGTTCCCGGCGGGCGAGGTGGCCCACTTCAGCATGAGCGAACGCCGGGTGGCCGAGCCACGCTGGAGCCCGTCCATCGCGCGCATCATAAAGTCCTGCGAGGCCACAGTGGTTCCGGTGCACTTCTCCGGGGCCAACGGGGCCATGTTCCACCTGGCCGGCATGGTGCACCCCAGGCTTCGGACGATGCTGCTGGGGCGCGAGTTCGTGAACAAGGCCGAAAAGGACGTGCAGGTACGCATCGGCCAGCCCATCCTCCACGCAAAGATCGCGGACATGAACGACACCAGGGCCGCCGAGTACCTGCGCCTGCGCACCGAGGTGCTGGGCGGCGGCGAGAAGAAGCCTGTCTTCAAGCGCTTCCCGGTCCGGTCCATTGTCCGGCAGGAGGCGCTCATCGCGCCGCAGGACCCCGACCTCATGGCCGCCGAGATCGAGCGCCTGCCCGAAGAACGCAAACTGCTGACCAACGGCGAGCAGGTGGTCTACGAGGCCAAGGCCCATGAGATCCCGCTCGTACTCAAGGAGATCGGCAGGCTCCGTGAAACCACCTTCCGCAAGGTGGGCGAAGGCACGGGCAAATCCTGCGACCTGGACTCCTTCGACGCGCACTACAGCCACGTGTTCATCTGGAACGCGCGCGCCCGCGAAGTGGTGGGAGCCTACCGCCTGGGCCGCACGGACGAGATACTGGCCGCCAAGGGTCGCCAGGGGTTGTACATCTCCACGCTGTTCAAGCTCAAGCCCGGCTTCATGCACCTGCTCGGGCCGTCGCTGGAGATGGGCCGCTCCTTCGTGCGCCCCGAATACCAGAAGAGCTACAACGCGCTCCTGCTCCTGTGGAGGGGCATCGGCACGGTGGTGGCCCGCGAGCCCAAATACCGGACGCTCTTCGGACCGGTGAGCATCACCAACGAGTATCAGGCGGCGTCGCGCCAGCTGATCGCCGGGTACTTCGAGTCGCGCCCGCAGATGCCTGACCTCTCCCGGCTGGTGAAGCCCCGCACGCCCATGCGCGCCAAGTCCTGGCTAAAGAAGGCGGCCAAGGCCCTGGTGGCGGACGTGGAGAGCCTGTCCGAACTGGTGAGCTCCATGGAAAAGGACCGCAAGGGCATCCCTGTGCTCCTGCGCCAGTACCTGAAGCTCGGCGGCAAGCTGCTGGCCTTCAACGTGGACCGGGACTTCAGCGACGCCCTGGACGGGCTCATCGTGGTGGATCTTCTGGAGACCGACCGCAAGCAGCTGGAGCGCTACCTGGGCAAGGACGGCCTGGCCGGTTTCCTGGAATATCAGCTTGGTGGTTTCAAGCGCAGCGCCTGA
- a CDS encoding helix-turn-helix domain-containing protein encodes MSHAKLYSIAAIAKILDLPESTLHYWKNRFDQFLPAAGEGRHKRFQAEALEVFRAIHELLESGLQVSDAKAELSRRMHAEGGLGASVITPVPVQQASSGGGLNGEELAMRIGAAMAEAIGQRLQGILGSAGFPGGAGATGMMLPAETVGNLTNGLAQAQEEIEAMRRTNEDLAGKLKVLEAELIRLRKDGREMEKHLLGKIKGAAGGK; translated from the coding sequence GTGTCACACGCCAAGCTCTATTCCATCGCCGCCATCGCCAAGATTCTGGACCTGCCGGAATCCACCCTGCACTACTGGAAGAACCGCTTCGACCAGTTCCTGCCCGCCGCCGGGGAGGGACGCCACAAGCGTTTCCAGGCCGAGGCCCTGGAGGTGTTCCGGGCCATCCATGAACTTCTGGAATCCGGGCTTCAGGTGTCGGACGCCAAGGCGGAGTTGTCGCGCCGCATGCACGCCGAGGGCGGGCTCGGAGCCTCCGTCATAACGCCCGTCCCCGTGCAGCAGGCAAGCTCTGGCGGCGGGCTGAACGGCGAGGAGCTGGCCATGCGCATCGGCGCGGCCATGGCCGAGGCCATCGGGCAGCGGTTGCAGGGGATACTGGGCAGTGCGGGATTTCCCGGCGGGGCTGGAGCGACGGGCATGATGCTGCCCGCCGAGACGGTGGGGAACCTGACCAACGGGCTGGCTCAGGCCCAGGAAGAGATCGAGGCCATGCGCCGTACCAATGAAGACCTGGCAGGCAAGCTCAAGGTGCTGGAGGCGGAGCTGATCCGCTTGCGGAAAGACGGGCGCGAGATGGAGAAGCACCTGCTGGGAAAGATCAAGGGCGCTGCGGGCGGCAAGTAG
- a CDS encoding DUF4124 domain-containing protein, producing MRSILMAAVAACVLAPLLAAGPSWAEVYTWKDEKGVVHMSDRKVEKPGTAVTEMTGLQAPPATGGRQAVVQAMLAAARNNPGYAELQKIVAEYKRTHSYSTLDYFVCIDMSLEMANILKTRNFIPKVVAGNPKVDTAGLAVDKAMQTYNHAWVVVELQPGVHVALETTGGYVVDEKAPNFDLYYQGLVFKDPRQAKETDALIHKINADCQKAREMVRDFESSYAGRPATPQALESKGMVEAKARECTASAKQYEALIKGQYRKLY from the coding sequence ATGCGCAGTATCCTGATGGCCGCAGTCGCGGCGTGTGTTCTCGCGCCGCTCCTGGCGGCCGGCCCCAGCTGGGCCGAGGTCTACACCTGGAAGGACGAGAAGGGCGTGGTCCACATGTCCGACCGCAAGGTGGAGAAACCCGGCACGGCCGTGACGGAGATGACCGGACTCCAGGCGCCGCCCGCCACCGGCGGGCGCCAGGCAGTGGTGCAGGCCATGCTCGCCGCCGCCCGCAACAATCCGGGCTACGCGGAACTCCAGAAGATCGTGGCCGAGTACAAGCGCACCCACTCCTACTCCACGCTGGATTATTTCGTGTGCATCGATATGTCCCTGGAGATGGCCAATATCCTGAAGACCAGGAACTTCATCCCCAAGGTGGTGGCCGGAAACCCCAAGGTGGACACCGCCGGGCTGGCCGTCGACAAGGCCATGCAGACCTACAACCACGCCTGGGTGGTGGTGGAGCTTCAGCCGGGGGTGCACGTGGCCCTGGAGACCACGGGCGGCTACGTGGTGGACGAAAAGGCTCCCAACTTCGACCTGTACTATCAGGGGCTGGTATTCAAGGATCCTCGGCAGGCCAAGGAGACGGACGCCCTGATCCACAAGATCAACGCGGACTGCCAGAAGGCGCGCGAGATGGTCCGGGACTTCGAATCCTCCTACGCGGGGAGGCCTGCGACCCCGCAGGCGCTCGAATCCAAGGGCATGGTGGAAGCCAAGGCGAGGGAATGCACCGCTTCGGCGAAGCAGTATGAGGCGCTCATCAAGGGGCAGTATCGCAAGCTGTATTGA
- a CDS encoding N-acetylmuramoyl-L-alanine amidase produces the protein MFLVLWAGVCLAAEAGKAPASVSAKKTIAQAGAKDAKSVAGKSGGKKSGGEKAAAPAKQAEPKASTQQAKPPKKQEAKAPKPAVVTDVQVYSGRDYSRIVLVLSDEARHHWQVLPPDPKEPGVRRLYVDLDDAVVRRGVPGRFDVRGDVARKVRLSPFKPGVLRMVVEVENLKTQQVFVLENPYRVIVDVQGEASKKDAGAASKPGASKPAAGKPGKKGRSAEAASVQPDDKPGLPGVNLATASRKRMARQLVEQLGLTVRTVMVDAGHGGRDSGARGVGGLWEKNVNLQVAKLLGKQLEQMGFEVLYTRTTDKYVPLEVRTAMANAQKADLFVSVHCNAHGDPKSSGVETYSLNLASTPDEVRVAARENSVDPRRISDMQKILDELMHASKLSESREFAKSAHSATLSQARRSLDLRDRGVHEAPFYVLLGAKMPAILVEIGYITNPAEGAKLKDPKYLEGLARGIAEGVKAYKQRIERFADKG, from the coding sequence GTGTTTCTGGTCTTGTGGGCCGGGGTCTGTCTCGCTGCCGAAGCGGGGAAGGCCCCGGCTTCCGTTTCCGCCAAGAAAACCATTGCCCAGGCTGGAGCCAAGGATGCCAAGTCGGTCGCGGGCAAGTCCGGCGGGAAGAAGTCCGGCGGCGAGAAAGCCGCCGCGCCCGCCAAACAGGCTGAGCCCAAGGCATCCACTCAGCAGGCCAAGCCTCCCAAGAAGCAGGAGGCCAAAGCCCCCAAACCGGCCGTGGTCACGGACGTTCAGGTGTATTCCGGGCGCGACTATTCGCGCATCGTGCTGGTGCTCTCGGACGAGGCCCGCCACCACTGGCAGGTCCTGCCTCCCGACCCCAAGGAACCGGGCGTGCGCCGCCTCTATGTGGACCTGGACGACGCCGTGGTCCGGCGCGGCGTTCCCGGACGCTTCGACGTGCGCGGCGACGTGGCCCGCAAAGTGCGCCTCAGCCCCTTCAAGCCGGGCGTGCTGCGGATGGTGGTGGAGGTGGAGAACCTCAAGACCCAGCAGGTGTTCGTGCTGGAGAATCCCTACCGGGTCATTGTGGACGTGCAGGGCGAGGCGTCCAAAAAGGACGCTGGCGCAGCGTCCAAGCCCGGAGCGTCCAAACCGGCAGCTGGCAAACCGGGGAAAAAGGGCAGGTCCGCAGAGGCCGCGTCAGTGCAGCCGGACGACAAGCCCGGCCTTCCCGGCGTCAATCTGGCCACCGCAAGCCGCAAGAGGATGGCCAGACAGCTGGTGGAGCAGCTGGGACTTACCGTGCGCACGGTTATGGTGGACGCGGGCCACGGCGGGCGAGATTCCGGGGCGCGCGGCGTGGGCGGCCTGTGGGAGAAGAACGTGAACCTCCAGGTTGCCAAGCTCCTGGGCAAGCAGCTGGAGCAAATGGGCTTCGAGGTGCTCTACACCCGCACCACGGACAAGTATGTCCCGCTGGAGGTCCGCACGGCCATGGCCAACGCCCAGAAGGCCGACCTGTTCGTGTCCGTGCACTGCAACGCCCACGGCGACCCCAAATCCTCGGGCGTGGAGACCTATTCCCTCAATCTGGCCTCCACTCCGGACGAGGTGCGCGTGGCCGCGCGCGAAAACTCCGTGGACCCCCGGCGCATCTCGGACATGCAGAAAATCCTGGACGAGCTGATGCACGCCTCCAAGCTCTCGGAGTCGCGGGAGTTCGCGAAATCTGCCCATTCAGCCACGCTTTCCCAGGCCCGCAGGAGCCTGGACCTGCGCGACCGGGGCGTGCACGAGGCCCCGTTCTACGTGCTCCTGGGCGCGAAGATGCCCGCCATCCTGGTGGAGATCGGCTACATCACCAACCCGGCGGAAGGCGCGAAGCTCAAGGACCCCAAGTATCTGGAAGGCCTCGCCAGGGGCATCGCCGAAGGCGTGAAGGCCTACAAGCAGCGCATCGAGCGCTTCGCGGACAAGGGATAG